From Terriglobia bacterium, one genomic window encodes:
- a CDS encoding ABC transporter permease codes for MKTIRVAAIGVLVLTALTVLGAHYLAPAGYEQQFRETPQAAPSTHHLLGTDELGRDRWARLLYGMRVSLTLAPLAALFTTVLAGLVGGIAGYFGGWTERCCKLLIDLFLSVPWLFLLITVRAVLPLNVSPEASVTVTFALLGLLGWAASARVICAGAKDLMKSEFVWMARASGFSGLKLVRLHLMPNLRGALLAQFWISIPVFIIAEANLGALGLGVAEPLPSLGSLLRELQDSVMVRPEPWRLLPLAVLILVISSFQVLLNKQEIRT; via the coding sequence GGCTGGATATGAACAGCAATTTCGCGAGACACCGCAGGCGGCTCCATCTACGCATCATCTCCTGGGCACGGACGAGCTGGGACGCGACCGCTGGGCCCGCTTGCTTTACGGAATGCGGGTTTCTTTAACGCTTGCGCCGTTGGCGGCGCTTTTCACAACGGTGCTTGCCGGGCTAGTCGGCGGAATAGCGGGATACTTTGGCGGATGGACAGAACGGTGCTGCAAACTGCTGATCGATCTATTTCTCTCCGTGCCCTGGCTATTTCTTCTCATCACGGTCCGGGCCGTCCTGCCTTTGAATGTTTCACCGGAAGCGTCTGTCACCGTGACTTTTGCTTTGCTGGGGCTTCTGGGATGGGCGGCTTCAGCGCGCGTGATATGCGCCGGCGCCAAAGACCTGATGAAATCGGAATTTGTATGGATGGCGCGCGCTTCAGGCTTTTCTGGATTAAAGCTGGTCCGGCTGCATCTTATGCCCAATCTGCGCGGCGCGCTGCTGGCTCAATTCTGGATTTCGATTCCTGTTTTCATCATTGCTGAAGCCAATCTAGGTGCACTGGGGCTGGGCGTGGCTGAACCTTTGCCGTCCCTTGGCAGCCTGCTGCGGGAACTTCAGGATTCGGTCATGGTACGTCCGGAACCTTGGCGGTTGCTGCCGCTTGCGGTACTTATATTGGTAATCAGTTCGTTCCAGGTATTGCTGAATAAACAGGAGATACGCACTTGA
- a CDS encoding ABC transporter substrate-binding protein encodes MIRRYLVSALLWLGAVSVLAQSGGELRFCLRSEPKTFNPLLVEDEASETIRYLTGGVLVRVNRLTLKAEPDLATSWKASEGGKRIRFKLREGLKYSDGTPFSAEDVAYTMQQLMDPALHSSTGDAFRSAEGKLTTHVISAKEIDIDFPAPVANLVNLFDTVAILSAKSPQKEMATLGPFYVAERKAGSYLLLKRNPYYWKKDAAGKQLPYLDSIRLDIEQNPEIEAMRYKRGEVQLINTVSPAIFEKLSADNASVRDAGASTDTEQLWFNQVPSAPLPAYKKAWFASTNFRRAISEAINRNDLARIVYRGHAVPAIGIISPSNKFWFNSDLKPHAYDTSDALHRLQQDGFHLQGETLKDKAGNAVEFSIATNAGNRARESMATMIQQDLKKIGIKVNVVTLDFNSLLERMTQSYNYEACLLGFQNVELDPNSQMAVWLSSADNHQWNPNQKSPATAWEAEIDKLMRAQAASGDEHKRKQYWDRVQQIAWEQEPFIYLINKDALVAIAPAVKNAEPSVFRPQTFWNVETLALAH; translated from the coding sequence TTGATACGACGCTATTTAGTCTCTGCCCTCTTGTGGCTGGGCGCAGTTTCCGTGCTTGCCCAAAGCGGGGGAGAGCTGCGTTTCTGCCTACGCTCTGAGCCCAAGACATTTAATCCATTGTTGGTGGAAGACGAGGCGTCCGAAACCATCCGGTACCTGACCGGAGGCGTGCTTGTGCGCGTGAATCGGCTCACCCTGAAAGCTGAGCCCGACCTGGCGACTTCATGGAAAGCTTCAGAAGGCGGCAAGCGCATCCGGTTCAAGCTGCGTGAAGGATTGAAGTATTCTGACGGCACTCCTTTCTCTGCCGAAGATGTCGCGTACACCATGCAGCAATTGATGGACCCGGCTTTGCACTCCAGCACGGGCGATGCGTTCCGCTCGGCTGAGGGCAAGCTAACGACGCACGTAATTTCCGCTAAAGAAATTGACATTGATTTTCCGGCGCCCGTGGCGAACCTGGTGAATCTTTTTGATACGGTGGCAATCCTTTCAGCAAAGTCACCACAAAAGGAAATGGCCACGCTGGGGCCGTTCTACGTGGCAGAGCGCAAAGCCGGATCGTACCTGTTGCTGAAGAGAAATCCTTATTACTGGAAGAAAGATGCGGCAGGGAAGCAGCTTCCATACCTCGACTCAATCCGGCTGGATATTGAGCAGAACCCTGAAATTGAAGCGATGCGTTATAAACGCGGCGAAGTGCAGTTGATTAATACAGTCTCGCCGGCAATTTTTGAAAAGCTTTCCGCCGATAACGCTTCTGTTCGGGACGCCGGTGCTTCCACGGATACGGAACAGCTCTGGTTTAATCAGGTTCCGAGCGCGCCGCTGCCGGCCTACAAGAAAGCATGGTTTGCTTCGACGAACTTCCGACGGGCCATCTCTGAAGCGATCAATCGCAATGATCTGGCGCGAATTGTCTATCGCGGACATGCGGTGCCCGCTATTGGAATCATTTCGCCCAGCAACAAGTTCTGGTTCAACAGCGATCTTAAGCCGCACGCGTATGACACATCGGATGCGTTGCACAGGCTGCAACAGGATGGCTTTCATCTGCAAGGAGAAACGTTGAAAGACAAGGCCGGCAACGCCGTGGAATTTTCCATCGCCACGAACGCGGGCAATCGAGCGCGCGAAAGCATGGCCACCATGATCCAGCAGGACCTGAAGAAAATCGGGATCAAGGTAAACGTGGTCACCCTGGATTTCAACTCTCTGCTGGAGCGGATGACGCAATCCTACAACTATGAAGCTTGCCTGCTGGGCTTCCAGAACGTGGAACTCGATCCTAATTCGCAGATGGCCGTGTGGCTGAGTTCGGCCGACAATCATCAATGGAACCCGAACCAGAAATCGCCGGCAACGGCATGGGAAGCGGAGATCGATAAGCTGATGCGAGCGCAGGCTGCGTCCGGCGATGAGCACAAGCGCAAGCAATACTGGGACCGCGTCCAGCAGATTGCGTGGGAACAGGAACCTTTTATTTATCTGATTAATAAAGACGCGCTTGTGGCAATTGCACCGGCAGTGAAAAACGCCGAGCCCAGCGTGTTTCGCCCGCAGACTTTCTGGAACGTGGAAACGCTGGCGCTGGCGCACTAG